A single window of Tetrapisispora phaffii CBS 4417 chromosome 16, complete genome DNA harbors:
- the TRM11 gene encoding tRNA (guanine-N2-)-methyltransferase (similar to Saccharomyces cerevisiae TRM11 (YOL124C); ancestral locus Anc_3.48) — MKKYLLFMVHAHLNFRKAEIESLADLFNIESIDYSKYSDQSPFLIADLKNDEEASTWIKRSILTKAIYEYWGEGETMEDLHKSIKEQPYTEKYIKDYELDSFKFEFETYKGNSKNNNVDRVKQIESFRYLDFKGKIRMKDAKQIYTVIEKYQPVSENIGGDKPVYHYFGRLVQRSNRSAMEKYDLKKRPYKGTTSFEAELSLVSANIAQVKPGTIMYDPFAGTGSFLVAGGHFGALVIGSDIDGRMIRGKGAQASINSNFKKYGESEKFLDVITMDFTHNALRSDLMIDTILCDPPYGIRESIKVLGAKNPEKFEGKEDVEIDGEKAYLKRDYIPTKKPYSLDALLDDLLQYSTERLPIGGRLAFWMPTANDENIETIVPMHSNLELKYNCVQDFNKWSRRLLVYINRGDGYNGSTNAGKQRTSNFRDRYFKNFN; from the coding sequence ATGAAAAAGTACCTTCTATTTATGGTGCATGCTCATTTGAACTTTAGAAAAGCAGAGATTGAATCATTGGCAGATTTGTTCAATATTGAAAGTATAGATTATTCGAAATATTCTGACCAGAGTCCATTTCTAATTGCCGActtgaaaaatgatgaagaagcaAGCACCTGGATTAAGAGATCCATCTTAACTAAGGCAATCTATGAATATTGGGGAGAAGGTGAGACAATGGAAGATTTGCACAAGTCAATTAAGGAACAACCTTACACcgaaaaatatattaaagacTACGAATTGgattcttttaaatttgaatttgaaacttACAAAggtaattcaaaaaataataatgttgaTAGAGTTAAACAAATAGAATCATTCAGATATTTAGATTTTAAAGGTAAAATCCGTATGAAGGATGCAAAACAGATATATACTGTTATAGAAAAATACCAACCTGTAAGTGAAAACATTGGTGGTGATAAACCAGTATACCATTATTTTGGTAGATTAGTACAAAGAAGTAACAGAAGTGCCATGGAGAAGTACGACTTAAAGAAGAGACCTTACAAAGGTACTACAAGTTTTGAAGCAGAATTATCTTTAGTGAGTGCAAATATAGCTCAGGTAAAACCAGGTACAATAATGTACGACCCATTTGCGGGCACAGGTTCATTTCTAGTTGCCGGTGGTCATTTTGGTGCTCTGGTTATCGGCTCGGATATTGATGGAAGAATGATAAGAGGTAAAGGTGCTCAAGCAAGTATCaattcaaatttcaaaaaatatggCGAAAGCGAAAAGTTCTTAGATGTTATTACTATGGATTTTACACATAATGCATTAAGATCAGATCTAATGATAGATACAATTCTATGCGACCCACCTTATGGTATACGAGAGAGTATTAAAGTATTAGGTGCCAAAAATCctgaaaaatttgaagGTAAAGAGGATGTAGAAATTGACGGTGAAAAGGCTTACTTAAAACGTGATTATATTCCAACCAAAAAACCATACTCATTGGATGCATTATTGGATGATCTATTGCAGTATTCTACCGAGAGACTACCTATTGGTGGCCGTTTAGCATTTTGGATGCCAACAgcaaatgatgaaaatattgaaacaattGTACCAATGCATTCAAATTTggaattaaaatataattgtgttcaagattttaataaatggtCAAGAAGATTATTAGTTTATATCAACAGGGGTGATGGCTACAATGGTTCTACCAATGCAGGTAAACAGAGAACATCAAATTTTAGAGACCGTTACTTTAAAAACTTCAACTAA